Proteins from one uncultured Anaeromusa sp. genomic window:
- a CDS encoding NAD(P)/FAD-dependent oxidoreductase yields the protein MEERKTIAVIGAGAAGLMAALAAAEAGAAVTIYEKMGRPGRKIGITGKGRCNVTHVGERERFLKNMVGNGKFLYSAWNALDNDALREMLRCAGVETKEERGGRVFPVSEKAADVVAAFEHTLRRLGVAFRLKTPVQELWQEDERLCGVTLADGRREKADAVILATGGASYPGTGSTGDGYRMAEAAGHTLTPLQPALVPLEVEEEWVKELMGLSLRNVEASLWVDEKCVASEFGEMLFTHFGLSGPIILTLSRQAVMAVAAGSFVEIRVNLKPALTEEVLDKRLARDFASLGRKKAVHCLDELLPASLRPVVLDLAFINTAKEIGQLTREERHRLLELLQALPFTVTGARPLAEAIVTAGGVCVNEVDPRTMKSKKVEGLYLAGEVLDIDGNTGGFNLQAAFSTGYLAGRSAAQ from the coding sequence ATGGAAGAACGGAAAACAATTGCCGTTATCGGCGCTGGCGCGGCGGGTCTCATGGCGGCTTTAGCGGCTGCCGAGGCTGGAGCTGCGGTGACAATATACGAAAAAATGGGCCGTCCAGGGCGGAAAATAGGCATTACCGGCAAGGGACGCTGCAATGTGACCCATGTCGGAGAGCGGGAGCGGTTTCTCAAAAACATGGTAGGAAACGGCAAGTTTCTTTATAGCGCCTGGAACGCCTTGGATAATGACGCTTTGCGGGAAATGCTGCGCTGCGCCGGCGTGGAGACGAAGGAAGAACGCGGCGGCAGAGTCTTTCCAGTCAGTGAAAAGGCGGCCGATGTAGTGGCGGCTTTTGAACATACCTTGCGCCGCCTCGGCGTGGCTTTTCGTTTGAAAACTCCTGTGCAGGAGTTATGGCAAGAGGACGAGCGTCTTTGCGGCGTCACGCTGGCTGACGGCAGACGGGAGAAGGCCGACGCCGTAATATTGGCAACCGGCGGCGCTTCCTATCCAGGAACAGGCAGTACTGGCGACGGCTATCGCATGGCCGAAGCGGCCGGGCATACCTTAACGCCGCTGCAGCCGGCGCTGGTTCCGCTGGAAGTGGAAGAAGAGTGGGTAAAAGAATTGATGGGCTTGTCTCTTCGCAATGTTGAAGCCTCGCTATGGGTGGACGAAAAATGCGTGGCCTCAGAGTTTGGTGAAATGCTCTTCACCCACTTTGGCTTATCCGGACCGATTATCCTGACGTTGAGCCGCCAGGCGGTCATGGCTGTAGCCGCAGGCAGTTTTGTGGAAATACGCGTTAACTTGAAGCCGGCGCTGACAGAGGAAGTGTTGGATAAACGCCTGGCACGGGATTTTGCTTCCTTAGGCCGTAAAAAGGCGGTACATTGTCTGGACGAGCTGCTGCCAGCTTCGCTGCGACCGGTAGTGCTGGATTTGGCTTTTATTAATACCGCGAAAGAGATTGGCCAACTGACGCGAGAGGAGCGTCATCGTTTACTGGAGCTGCTCCAAGCGCTGCCTTTTACGGTGACCGGAGCTAGACCCTTGGCGGAAGCTATTGTAACCGCCGGAGGCGTGTGCGTGAATGAGGTAGATCCGCGTACCATGAAGTCTAAAAAGGTAGAGGGGTTGTATCTGGCTGGGGAAGTGCTGGATATTGACGGCAACACAGGCGGGTTTAATCTGCAGGCGGCATTTTCTACCGGTTATTTGGCGGGCCGCAGCGCTGCGCAATAA
- a CDS encoding pseudouridine synthase, producing MQERLQKILSHAGVASRREAERLISEGHVKVNGKVVTEMGTKVDAGKDRIQVDGRLVAKEKLVYLLLYKPKGCVTTSKDPEGRQTVLDLLEGIDARVYPVGRLDYHTEGLLLLTNDGELTQALIHPRHQVEKEYLVQVKGIPSEEKLDRLRAGIRLEDGVTAPVEVRLQEVLHEKNRSVLTVVLREGRNRQVRRMFDAIGFPVWSLKRIRFAFLTLQGVRRGKWRHLTTEEVADLYQFKPE from the coding sequence ATGCAGGAACGCTTGCAGAAAATATTGAGTCATGCCGGAGTAGCTTCACGCCGTGAGGCGGAACGCTTAATCAGTGAAGGGCATGTAAAGGTGAACGGAAAGGTTGTAACCGAAATGGGAACCAAGGTGGATGCGGGGAAAGACCGTATTCAGGTGGATGGTCGTCTGGTAGCGAAAGAAAAGCTTGTATATTTACTTTTATATAAGCCCAAGGGCTGTGTGACGACATCCAAAGACCCGGAAGGACGCCAAACGGTTCTGGACCTATTAGAGGGAATTGACGCCCGCGTATATCCCGTAGGGCGGTTGGACTACCATACGGAAGGTCTGTTGTTGCTGACGAATGACGGCGAATTGACTCAAGCTTTAATTCATCCCCGGCATCAGGTCGAGAAAGAATACCTGGTACAGGTAAAAGGCATTCCTTCGGAAGAGAAGCTGGATCGCTTGCGGGCCGGCATTCGCTTGGAAGATGGTGTAACTGCGCCAGTAGAAGTGCGGCTGCAGGAAGTTTTGCACGAAAAAAACCGCTCCGTGTTGACGGTGGTGCTGCGTGAAGGGCGTAATCGGCAAGTGCGCAGAATGTTTGACGCCATCGGCTTTCCAGTGTGGTCGTTAAAGCGAATCCGGTTTGCTTTTTTGACGCTTCAAGGCGTGCGCCGAGGAAAATGGCGTCACTTGACAACGGAAGAAGTGGCCGACTTATATCAGTTTAAACCAGAGTAG
- a CDS encoding D-alanyl-D-alanine carboxypeptidase family protein gives MARKILWLFVFTSAFYSLTVGSVQATPAVTAKAAIIMDATTGEVLYAKDAESRRYPASTTKMMTLLVALEKGRLDDWVVASKAAHETEGSSLYLEAGEKQRLLDLLYGIMLVSGNDATVAVAEHIAGSVPAYARLMTQKAQEIGAVNTRFANSSGLPDPNHYSTAHDLARIAAYGYRTQPLFAEIVSSKRRVMPWPGKGYDREIFNENRMLWLYPGANGVKTGYTDAAGRCLVSAVKRNGLQLISVVLDSERMWDDSIALLDYGFGVVKAKNLLLQNQKVADVAVLDGLEKQISLYVAQDIVVPESRNGAGNTYRLAVQKPDAIAAPVRRGDVVGTVRILRGEEEVTVMPLLAGQDVERRSLFRLAALSAEDVWTWVKVAFARLLSDGRQA, from the coding sequence ATGGCGCGAAAAATTCTCTGGTTATTCGTTTTTACCAGTGCTTTTTACAGTTTGACAGTTGGCTCGGTGCAAGCGACGCCGGCAGTGACGGCAAAAGCCGCTATTATCATGGATGCAACGACAGGGGAAGTCTTGTACGCCAAAGATGCGGAAAGCCGCCGGTATCCAGCCAGTACGACCAAGATGATGACCTTGCTGGTGGCTCTTGAAAAGGGGCGACTCGATGATTGGGTTGTTGCAAGTAAGGCGGCGCATGAAACCGAAGGATCGTCGTTGTACCTGGAAGCTGGAGAAAAGCAAAGACTTTTAGACTTGTTATATGGGATCATGCTGGTTTCGGGCAATGATGCGACAGTGGCTGTTGCTGAACACATTGCCGGCTCGGTGCCGGCCTATGCTCGTTTGATGACGCAAAAAGCGCAAGAAATTGGCGCTGTAAATACGCGGTTTGCCAATTCCAGCGGGTTGCCGGACCCTAATCATTATTCGACAGCCCATGACTTGGCTAGGATTGCCGCTTATGGATATCGCACGCAGCCGTTATTTGCGGAGATTGTCTCTTCTAAACGCCGGGTCATGCCTTGGCCAGGTAAAGGCTATGATCGGGAAATTTTCAACGAGAATCGGATGCTTTGGTTATATCCTGGCGCTAATGGCGTTAAAACCGGTTATACAGACGCCGCGGGCCGCTGCTTGGTCTCGGCGGTAAAACGCAACGGCTTGCAATTAATTTCGGTGGTGTTAGACAGCGAACGCATGTGGGACGATTCCATTGCGCTTTTGGATTACGGCTTTGGCGTTGTTAAAGCTAAAAATCTGCTGTTGCAAAATCAAAAGGTAGCGGATGTGGCTGTTTTAGATGGTTTGGAAAAACAGATTTCTTTATATGTTGCGCAGGATATTGTTGTGCCGGAATCGCGTAACGGCGCAGGCAATACCTACCGCCTTGCGGTGCAAAAACCAGACGCCATTGCCGCTCCGGTACGCCGGGGCGATGTTGTCGGCACGGTACGGATTTTGCGCGGGGAGGAAGAAGTGACGGTAATGCCGCTTCTGGCCGGACAAGACGTGGAGCGGCGGTCCTTATTTCGTTTGGCGGCTCTCTCGGCGGAAGATGTGTGGACTTGGGTAAAAGTGGCCTTTGCCAGGCTGCTGTCGGATGGAAGACAAGCCTAG
- the aroF gene encoding 3-deoxy-7-phosphoheptulonate synthase encodes MIIFMQMPTPGQVQRVLEKLHQCGLDAQVWQTGGRTVVTAIGENDDVDPEAFERLDGVEKVVQTRTPFKLVSRSFQAENSLIRVGEVVFGGEQVPVIAGPCAVESYEQFAETARLVKAAGAVMLRGGAYKPRTSPYSFQGLEEEGLRILRAVSDEVGLPVVSEVTDPRAVETVCKYVDMLQIGTRNMQNFALLKEIAHADKPVLLKRGSSATIEEWLMAAEYIMVGGNDAIVLCERGIRTFEPYTRNTLDLSAVPLAKHLTHLPVIADPSHGTGKWRLVTPMTLAAVAAGADGVIVEVHPCPEEAVSDGFQSLTPQNFEQMMQALSSIAAVVGRKG; translated from the coding sequence ATGATCATATTTATGCAAATGCCTACTCCCGGGCAAGTGCAGCGAGTGTTGGAAAAATTGCACCAGTGCGGCCTGGATGCACAAGTGTGGCAGACAGGCGGGCGAACAGTGGTTACGGCGATCGGGGAAAATGACGATGTAGACCCCGAGGCTTTCGAACGCTTAGATGGCGTGGAAAAAGTAGTGCAGACGCGGACGCCCTTTAAGCTTGTCAGCCGTTCTTTTCAAGCGGAAAACAGCCTGATTCGCGTCGGCGAAGTTGTTTTTGGCGGTGAACAGGTGCCGGTTATTGCTGGTCCCTGCGCCGTGGAAAGCTATGAGCAGTTTGCGGAAACGGCTCGCCTGGTCAAAGCTGCCGGTGCAGTGATGCTGCGCGGCGGGGCCTATAAACCGAGAACGTCGCCGTATAGTTTTCAGGGCTTGGAAGAAGAAGGTCTGCGGATTTTGCGCGCTGTTTCCGATGAAGTGGGCTTGCCTGTAGTTTCAGAGGTAACCGATCCTAGAGCGGTGGAGACCGTCTGCAAGTATGTGGATATGCTGCAAATCGGCACGCGGAACATGCAGAATTTTGCGTTGCTGAAAGAAATTGCCCATGCGGATAAGCCAGTGCTGTTAAAGAGAGGCAGCTCAGCGACAATAGAGGAGTGGCTCATGGCGGCGGAATACATTATGGTCGGCGGCAACGACGCCATTGTGCTTTGCGAACGAGGCATTCGTACCTTTGAGCCATACACTCGCAATACCTTAGATTTGAGCGCAGTGCCTTTGGCTAAACATTTGACTCACTTGCCGGTGATTGCCGATCCCAGTCATGGAACCGGCAAATGGCGCCTTGTGACGCCTATGACCTTGGCCGCTGTGGCGGCTGGCGCGGACGGAGTCATTGTTGAAGTGCACCCGTGTCCGGAAGAGGCCGTCTCCGACGGCTTCCAGTCCTTGACGCCGCAGAATTTTGAGCAGATGATGCAGGCCTTGTCGTCTATTGCCGCAGTAGTGGGCCGTAAAGGCTGA
- a CDS encoding sensor histidine kinase, giving the protein MEESLSVILLQRIAILSVIAYIFSHTRAFRYLFKEETTLREQFILMLFFSALSVGGTYMGVPVEGALVNVRDTGVVVGGLLCGPLVGGVAGIIGGLHRIFIGGFTAVECGISTILAGFLAGYIHYRMRPRTPEVVTGMVTSTTVVLFSMGLIWFLAKPDIVAQSLVIQALLPMVLANGLGIAAFMIIIYNAREHQTKIAAIQTHKALHIANATLPYFRQGLNRLSAEKVATTVRYITGAAAVAITNQHTVLAHVGLGADHHPAGGPIVTSVTKECIQSGQIMTARNGREIGCSNAECPLHSAVLAPLLCREKIVGAFKLYYSRDDAMNQLDIEFAQGLGQIFSTQLELASLQQMSEMATKAELKALQAQVNPHFLFNALNTIVSLCRTDSEQARTLLIELSDFFRRTLKSSREFVSLQEELELVDSYLVLEKARFGPRLKVEKEIDATMLGIQVPAFILQPLVENAVKHGLLARESGGMVGLNITQRAGHMEICVYDDGLGIEEKVMEKILLLGYGKGTGVGLTNVNERLKVLYGPSYALKMESVPGEGTRIYLRIPVHAHEREEYHA; this is encoded by the coding sequence ATGGAAGAAAGCTTGTCCGTAATTTTATTGCAGCGTATTGCGATCCTTTCAGTTATTGCGTACATTTTTTCTCATACCAGAGCTTTTCGCTATCTTTTTAAAGAAGAAACTACTTTGCGAGAGCAGTTTATTCTGATGCTCTTCTTTTCAGCATTGTCTGTCGGCGGAACGTATATGGGCGTTCCTGTAGAAGGGGCGCTAGTTAATGTGCGGGATACCGGCGTTGTTGTAGGGGGACTGCTGTGCGGACCTCTTGTGGGCGGCGTGGCTGGCATTATCGGTGGATTGCACCGGATTTTTATCGGCGGTTTTACGGCGGTGGAGTGCGGGATTTCCACGATTTTGGCAGGCTTTTTAGCGGGGTATATTCACTATCGCATGCGGCCGAGGACGCCGGAAGTGGTGACCGGCATGGTCACTAGTACAACGGTGGTTTTGTTTAGCATGGGCTTGATCTGGTTTTTGGCCAAACCGGATATAGTAGCTCAGTCCTTGGTTATTCAGGCTTTGCTTCCGATGGTTTTGGCTAATGGCTTAGGTATTGCAGCTTTTATGATTATTATTTATAACGCTCGTGAGCACCAGACTAAAATTGCCGCCATCCAAACTCATAAAGCCTTGCATATTGCCAATGCCACGCTGCCTTATTTTCGGCAAGGCCTTAACCGTCTGTCGGCGGAAAAGGTGGCGACAACGGTGCGGTATATTACAGGCGCAGCCGCGGTCGCCATCACAAATCAGCATACGGTATTGGCTCATGTGGGCTTAGGGGCGGATCATCATCCTGCAGGCGGGCCAATCGTCACTTCCGTGACGAAAGAATGCATTCAAAGCGGGCAGATAATGACTGCTCGCAATGGCCGGGAAATTGGCTGCAGCAATGCAGAGTGTCCGTTGCATTCGGCCGTATTGGCGCCGCTTTTATGCCGGGAAAAGATTGTCGGCGCTTTTAAGCTGTACTATAGCCGAGACGATGCCATGAATCAATTGGACATTGAGTTTGCCCAAGGTTTGGGGCAGATCTTTAGTACGCAGTTGGAATTAGCCAGTTTGCAGCAAATGTCGGAAATGGCGACCAAAGCGGAATTGAAGGCTTTGCAGGCGCAGGTCAATCCTCATTTTCTATTTAATGCTCTGAACACCATTGTTTCTTTATGTCGGACTGATTCCGAGCAGGCCAGAACGTTGTTAATTGAACTAAGCGATTTTTTTCGGCGCACGCTGAAATCTTCCCGGGAATTTGTCAGCCTTCAGGAAGAACTAGAATTGGTCGATTCCTATTTGGTGTTGGAAAAAGCGCGCTTTGGCCCAAGGTTAAAAGTGGAAAAAGAAATTGACGCCACTATGCTGGGGATACAGGTGCCTGCATTTATTTTACAGCCTTTGGTAGAAAATGCCGTTAAACACGGTCTTTTAGCCAGAGAGAGCGGCGGGATGGTGGGGTTGAACATTACGCAGCGGGCGGGGCATATGGAAATTTGCGTATATGATGACGGTTTGGGAATTGAAGAAAAAGTAATGGAAAAAATTCTCCTGTTAGGGTATGGAAAAGGAACTGGCGTAGGCCTTACTAATGTTAATGAGCGTTTAAAAGTACTGTATGGCCCTTCTTACGCGCTGAAGATGGAAAGCGTTCCAGGCGAGGGCACGCGTATCTATTTGCGGATACCCGTCCATGCTCATGAAAGAGAGGAATACCATGCCTAA
- the scpB gene encoding SMC-Scp complex subunit ScpB, translating into MFYQHLKAPLEALLFAHGKPVSVSVLAEVLQVEEEHILLLLAEMQEEYGRSERGIMLYEVAGGFQLGTKEEWASLITALAGARESKLSAPALETLAIIAFKQPVTKQEMEEIRGVRIDKVLTQLVERGLIREVGRKESLGRPILYGTTEDFLECFGLRDLQQLPDLQNLLPNEAANTEEKNEG; encoded by the coding sequence TTGTTTTATCAGCACTTGAAGGCGCCGTTGGAGGCGCTCTTGTTTGCCCACGGAAAACCTGTATCTGTTTCGGTTCTCGCGGAAGTGCTGCAAGTGGAGGAAGAACATATTTTGTTGCTTCTGGCGGAAATGCAGGAAGAATATGGCCGAAGCGAACGGGGCATCATGCTTTATGAAGTGGCGGGCGGTTTTCAATTAGGCACAAAAGAAGAGTGGGCTTCGCTGATTACCGCGTTGGCCGGAGCTCGTGAAAGCAAGTTGTCAGCGCCAGCGCTGGAAACATTGGCTATTATTGCCTTTAAGCAGCCTGTGACGAAGCAAGAGATGGAAGAAATTCGCGGTGTGCGTATCGACAAAGTGCTCACGCAATTAGTGGAACGAGGCTTGATTCGTGAAGTGGGAAGAAAAGAATCTTTGGGGCGCCCTATCTTATACGGCACGACCGAAGACTTTTTGGAATGCTTTGGCCTGCGCGATTTGCAGCAGTTACCTGATTTGCAGAACTTGCTGCCGAATGAAGCTGCCAACACCGAAGAAAAAAATGAAGGTTAG
- a CDS encoding segregation/condensation protein A, with product MEAYRIRLEGFEGPMALLLHLIEKNRLDIYDIPIADVTVQYLAYLREMEEFNMEIASGFLVMAATLLQIKSRLLLPVAAVEEEEEEGLDPRKELVDRLLEYRRFKMLAQLLGERWQLRQGVYTRPSQLPEPARPLPAGLTPQVLLQALTALWESRLPQTQAVVEREEISIQDKMADVVRLLQERRCVPFEDLLIRSGSRGEVIASFLAVLELVRLQRVRVRQLQSFGPMEIILSCEEEQTCFIST from the coding sequence ATGGAAGCATATCGCATCCGCTTAGAAGGCTTTGAGGGGCCAATGGCTCTTTTGCTGCATTTAATTGAAAAAAACAGACTGGATATTTACGATATTCCGATTGCCGATGTGACGGTGCAGTATCTGGCGTACTTGCGCGAGATGGAAGAATTCAACATGGAGATTGCCAGTGGATTTTTAGTAATGGCCGCTACATTGTTGCAAATTAAGTCCAGGCTGCTTTTGCCGGTGGCTGCTGTCGAAGAAGAGGAAGAAGAGGGACTGGACCCGCGCAAGGAATTAGTAGATCGGCTTTTGGAGTATCGGCGATTTAAGATGCTGGCCCAGCTTTTGGGTGAGCGCTGGCAATTGAGGCAGGGGGTTTATACGCGCCCGTCACAGCTGCCGGAACCAGCCCGCCCGTTGCCTGCAGGTCTCACGCCGCAAGTTCTTTTACAAGCGTTGACGGCGTTGTGGGAAAGCCGCCTGCCCCAAACTCAGGCGGTCGTAGAACGAGAAGAAATCAGTATTCAAGATAAAATGGCCGATGTGGTACGCCTGTTGCAAGAACGTCGTTGTGTTCCTTTTGAAGATTTACTGATTCGCAGTGGCTCGCGCGGGGAAGTGATCGCTTCGTTTTTGGCGGTGCTGGAATTGGTTCGCTTACAGCGGGTGCGCGTGCGGCAGCTTCAGTCCTTCGGGCCAATGGAAATCATTTTGTCTTGCGAGGAGGAACAGACTTGTTTTATCAGCACTTGA
- a CDS encoding lysophospholipid acyltransferase family protein, with product MYSLVRFFLYWLFRLVFRCRVYGVENIPATGAVIIASNHIGNFDPPVIGCQLPRRIYFMAKEELFQVPVFSGAIRWLGAFPVKRGSADRQAVKRMLEILVAGQVLGVFPEGTRGKNGVLGEPEPGMAMMALKTGTTVVPVAVQGTDFRSGGWPRFSVYFGKAIPVERTKPVKEAVDALSQRIMREIGMLMAQKESESR from the coding sequence ATGTATAGCCTAGTACGTTTTTTTCTGTATTGGCTGTTTCGGCTTGTCTTTCGCTGTCGTGTTTACGGAGTGGAAAACATTCCTGCTACTGGCGCTGTTATTATAGCGTCTAATCATATCGGTAATTTTGACCCGCCCGTAATTGGGTGTCAATTGCCGCGTCGTATTTATTTTATGGCCAAAGAGGAATTGTTTCAGGTGCCGGTTTTTTCAGGCGCAATTCGTTGGTTGGGAGCCTTTCCGGTTAAACGGGGCAGCGCAGACCGCCAGGCAGTCAAGCGCATGTTGGAAATTCTGGTGGCGGGTCAGGTTCTAGGCGTGTTTCCGGAAGGTACGCGGGGGAAAAACGGTGTTTTGGGCGAACCGGAGCCCGGTATGGCGATGATGGCCCTCAAGACGGGAACCACCGTTGTACCTGTGGCGGTGCAGGGAACTGATTTCCGCAGCGGCGGTTGGCCTCGATTTTCCGTGTATTTCGGCAAGGCGATTCCTGTAGAGCGTACAAAACCGGTTAAGGAAGCGGTTGATGCTTTAAGTCAACGGATTATGCGGGAAATTGGAATGCTCATGGCGCAAAAAGAAAGTGAGTCACGGTGA
- the cmk gene encoding (d)CMP kinase → MGKKVVIAIDGPAGAGKSTVAKKVAQQLGYVYIDTGAMYRAVAWKATQAGIGADQEEELAVLLEKLQLELLPGEGAAKVLVGGVDVSEAIRSPEISRQVSVYAQQPQVRKTLLSLQREMGAAGGVVMDGRDIGTAVFPQAEVKVFLTASLQERAHRRWLELQAKGEVLEESLVAAEMESRDKQDEQRELAPLVQAADAYLLDTSGLSIDDVVAKITGLCQVYRDAGKKV, encoded by the coding sequence ATGGGGAAAAAAGTAGTAATTGCCATAGATGGGCCGGCTGGCGCCGGCAAAAGCACTGTTGCTAAAAAGGTAGCGCAGCAGTTGGGGTATGTGTATATTGATACTGGCGCTATGTATAGGGCTGTTGCCTGGAAAGCGACGCAAGCCGGTATTGGAGCTGACCAGGAAGAAGAATTGGCGGTGTTGCTGGAAAAGCTGCAGCTGGAACTGCTGCCTGGGGAAGGTGCGGCAAAGGTGTTAGTGGGTGGCGTAGATGTCAGCGAGGCCATTCGCAGCCCGGAAATCAGCCGCCAAGTATCTGTTTACGCTCAACAGCCTCAGGTTCGTAAGACTCTTCTTTCTCTGCAGCGGGAAATGGGAGCTGCTGGCGGCGTTGTTATGGACGGGCGCGATATCGGCACGGCTGTGTTTCCGCAAGCAGAGGTGAAGGTGTTTCTTACCGCCTCTCTTCAAGAACGGGCGCATCGCCGTTGGCTGGAACTGCAGGCCAAGGGAGAAGTGCTAGAAGAATCTCTTGTGGCCGCTGAAATGGAGAGCCGAGACAAGCAAGATGAGCAGCGGGAGCTGGCGCCGCTTGTGCAGGCGGCAGACGCCTATCTCTTAGATACCAGCGGTTTGAGCATTGACGATGTGGTGGCGAAAATTACAGGGCTTTGTCAAGTTTACCGGGATGCGGGAAAGAAGGTCTGA
- the aroA gene encoding 3-phosphoshikimate 1-carboxyvinyltransferase, which produces MTQTRVIQPVRQWQGTIVAPGDKSISHRSVMLAGLSERPVRLSNFLYAADCLSTVRCMRALGVKVEKDAEGVLTVSGNGLYGLKEPEDVLDAGNSGTTLRLLSGILGAQPFFSIITGDASLRQRPMGRVVKPLRMMGSQLAGRQEGRNIPMAIGPNPTLKGINYDLPVASAQVKSAILLAGLFADSPTTVSEPHRSRDHTERLLELFGVKVTREGTSVTVQPAQELEAPPAIDIAGDISSASFWMVAASIVPGSEVTIENVGLNPTRTGILDVLEQMGADLTVLNRRRSGNEDIADILVRSAALKGCEIGAEIMPRLIDEIPILAVAAMFASGKTVISGAEELRVKETDRLHAVALEFGKMGAVIEEKEDGLVIEGGHSLQEATCFAHHDHRIAMSLAIAGSAAQGVTIEGADCVEISYPDFYEVLASFAK; this is translated from the coding sequence ATGACCCAGACACGTGTCATTCAACCAGTGCGTCAGTGGCAAGGAACGATTGTCGCGCCAGGAGACAAATCCATTTCCCATCGGTCAGTGATGCTGGCAGGCTTGTCCGAACGACCAGTTCGTTTGAGCAATTTCTTATATGCTGCTGACTGCCTTTCTACAGTGCGCTGCATGCGCGCTTTAGGGGTGAAGGTGGAAAAGGATGCAGAAGGGGTGCTGACGGTCAGCGGCAATGGTCTTTACGGTCTGAAAGAGCCGGAAGATGTTCTTGATGCTGGAAATTCAGGAACAACCCTGCGCCTGTTGAGCGGTATTTTAGGAGCGCAGCCTTTTTTTAGCATTATTACCGGCGACGCTTCTTTGCGCCAGCGTCCCATGGGGCGGGTTGTAAAGCCGCTCCGCATGATGGGCAGCCAATTAGCGGGCCGCCAGGAGGGACGCAATATACCCATGGCTATCGGGCCTAATCCGACGCTAAAAGGAATTAACTATGACCTTCCAGTGGCCAGCGCCCAGGTAAAGTCGGCCATTCTTCTGGCTGGTCTTTTCGCTGACTCTCCGACTACCGTAAGCGAACCGCACCGTTCGCGGGATCATACGGAGCGTTTGCTGGAGTTGTTTGGCGTGAAAGTGACCAGAGAAGGGACTTCGGTGACGGTGCAGCCGGCGCAGGAACTGGAAGCGCCGCCGGCCATTGATATTGCAGGGGACATTAGTTCCGCGTCTTTTTGGATGGTTGCCGCCTCGATTGTTCCAGGCAGTGAAGTGACGATTGAAAATGTAGGCTTAAATCCCACTCGAACCGGCATTTTGGATGTGCTCGAGCAGATGGGGGCGGATTTAACGGTCTTGAACCGGCGACGCAGCGGGAATGAAGATATTGCAGATATTCTAGTGCGTTCTGCAGCATTAAAGGGATGTGAAATCGGCGCTGAAATTATGCCTCGCCTGATTGATGAAATTCCTATTTTAGCGGTTGCCGCTATGTTTGCAAGCGGAAAAACTGTTATCAGCGGGGCGGAAGAACTGCGGGTAAAAGAAACAGACCGTCTGCATGCGGTAGCTCTGGAGTTTGGGAAAATGGGCGCGGTGATTGAAGAAAAAGAGGATGGTTTGGTTATTGAAGGAGGCCATTCGTTGCAGGAGGCAACTTGTTTCGCGCATCATGATCATCGAATTGCCATGTCGTTGGCTATTGCTGGCAGTGCGGCGCAGGGAGTTACTATTGAGGGAGCGGATTGCGTAGAAATATCCTACCCTGATTTTTATGAGGTGTTGGCAAGCTTTGCCAAGTAG